One segment of Brassica napus cultivar Da-Ae chromosome C3, Da-Ae, whole genome shotgun sequence DNA contains the following:
- the LOC111204708 gene encoding 1-aminocyclopropane-1-carboxylate synthase 8-like, producing the protein MGILSRKATCITHGQDSSYFLGWEAYEKNPYHEVKNPNGIIQMGLAENQLSFNLIESWLAKNPEAANFEREGQSIFRELALFQDYHGLPSFKNAMADFMSENRGNRVSFDPKKLVLTAGATSANETLMFCLADPGEAFLLPTPYYPGFDRDLKWRTGVEIVPIQCTSANGFRTTKSALEEAYKQAQMLNLKVKGVLITNPSNPLGTTTTRTELNRLLDFVSRKNIHLISDEIYSGTVFTSPGFISVMEVLKEKKLENTDVSKRVHIVYSLSKDLGLPGFRVGVIYSNDDIVVAAATKMSSFGLISSQTQYLLSALLSDKNFTKNYLKENQIRLKNRHNKLVSGLEAVGIECLKSNAGLFCWVDMRHLLRSNTFEAEIELWKKIVYEVKINISPGSSCHCNEPGWFRVCFANMSEETLKVALIRLKMFVDGPSSTTRSQSEHQRLKPLRKMKVSNWVLRLSFQDREPEER; encoded by the exons ATGGGTATATTGTCAAGAAAAGCTACTTGCATCACTCATGGCCAAGATTCTTCGTATTTTCTGGGTTGGGAAGCGTACGAGAAGAACCCTTACCACGAGGTCAAGAACCCTAATGGCATTATCCAAATGGGTCTCGCAGAAAATCAG TTATCTTTCAATCTTATTGAGTCATGGCTTGCCAAGAACCCTGAAGCAGCAAACTTCGAAAGAGAAGGCCAATCTATTTTCCGGGAACTAGCTCTCTTCCAAGATTACCATGGCCTTCCTTCCTTCAAGAAT GCTATGGCGGATTTCATGTCGGAAAATAGAGGAAACCGAGTTTCTTTTGATCCTAAAAAGCTTGTCCTCACCGCGGGTGCTACTTCGGCTAATGAAACTCTTATGTTCTGTCTCGCTGATCCTGGAGAGGCTTTCTTGCTCCCTACTCCATATTATCCAGG ATTTGATAGGGATTTGAAATGGCGAACCGGAGTTGAGATTGTACCAATCCAATGCACAAGTGCAAACGGATTCCGCACCACCAAATCCGCACTCGAAGAAGCCTACAAGCAAGCTCAAATGCTTAACCTAAAAGTTAAAGGAGTCCTTATAACCAACCCATCTAACCCGTTGGGTACTACAACAACCCGAACCGAACTAAACCGTCTCTTAGATTTCGTGTCACGTAAGAATATACATTTGATAAGCGACGAGATCTACTCGGGTACTGTTTTCACTTCTCCTGGTTTCATCAGCGTAATGGAAGtcctcaaagaaaaaaaactcgaAAACACCGATGTTTCTAAACGTGTCCACATCGTTTACAGTTTGTCTAAAGATCTAGGCCTACCTGGTTTTCGCGTTGGAGTTATTTACTCCAACGATGATATTGTTGTGGCTGCAGCGACAAAAATGTCTAGTTTCGGTCTAATATCTTCTCAAACGCAGTACCTCTTATCCGCATTGTTATCCGACAAAAACTTCACAAAGAACTACCTCAAAGAGAATCAAATCCGACTCAAAAATCGACACAATAAGCTTGTGTCTGGTCTAGAGGCTGTAGGTATCGAGTGTCTCAAGAGCAATGCTGGACTCTTCTGCTGGGTCGACATGAGACACCTATTGAGATCTAACACGTTTGAAGCCGAGATTGAGCTATGGAAAAAAATCGTTTACGAGGTTAAGATCAATATCTCTCCCGGTTCTTCGTGCCATTGCAACGAACCGggttggtttagggtttgtttcGCGAATATGAGCGAGGAAACACTAAAGGTTGCTTTGATTAGATTGAAGATGTTCGTTGATGGACCGTCATCTACGACAAGAAGTCAAAGTGAACATCAAAGGCTAAAGCCTTTAAGAAAGATGAAAGTCTCTAATTGGGTTTTACGGTTATCATTTCAGGACCGTGAACCCGAGGAACGATAG
- the LOC111203817 gene encoding uncharacterized protein LOC111203817: MGAAKISYEELNKLENILTPKDDIYPYISWTGNYTVCESLQFSRRDEVEDDRVKLLMQMIMKQFDFSGHNWEYEETPVFSFEVDNKEGEKEKVATHEGEGGSDEEPNDKDGEGGSDEASGSDEEFQTPKGSATIRARDTKGKKRLPDRGMEKRKHKVLHTRPQQAPFDEEMKTFVTQLFQQGFAAMEERLEKKMDEKFEGVQSELKNSRGDSTV; this comes from the exons ATGGGAGCTGCAAAGATTTCGTACGAGGAGCTCAACAAGTTGGAGAACATCTTAACACCCAag GATGACATATATCCATACATCTCGTGGACAGGGAATTATACAGTGTGTGAAAGTCTTCAATTTAGCAGACGAGATGAGGTGGAGGATGATAGAGTCAAGCTTCTCATGCAGATGATAATGAAGCAGTTTGACTTCAGTGGTCATAATTGGGAGTACGAAGAGACACCGGTCTTTTCTTTTGAGGTTGATAACAAAGAAGGTGAGAAGGAGAAAGTAGCTACGCATGAGGGAGAAGGTGGGAGTGATGAAGAGCCTAACGACAAGGATGGTGAAGGTGGGAGCGATGAAGCAAGTGGGAGCGATGAGGAGTTTCAAACTCCAAAAGGATCAGCAACCATAAGGGCGAGAGATACAAAGGGAAAGAAGAGGCTCCCTGATCGTGGAATGGAAAAAAGGAAGCATAAGGTCCTACATACTAGACCACAACAGGCGCCCTTTGATGAAGAAATGAAGACTTTTGTGACGCAGTTGTTTCAGCAAGGTTTTGCTGCGATGGAAGAGAGGCTAGAGAAAAAGATGGATGAAAAATTTGAGGGAGTGCAGTCTGAGCTTAAAAATTCCCGTGGGGATTCAACCGTCTAA
- the LOC106383629 gene encoding uncharacterized protein LOC106383629 — protein MVLIYVKSGVWMSSFSDEWSFLADKQRRGRMVTLETTTLLEELKIMVCEDYGVDPNLVNVEFSYEMVNQRGNPPISISNDRQVCNFVGYAKKGSSTTLCVTFSGTEPSTKCCDKRKNHVIEDGSGHAGSKSEKYGDSEKESRAGNKDFVKKDQLFQSKRVLKATMEIWAMKNNYDFLVTKSTKKWWSIRCKDNTCNWTVRAECVDGSTYFMINKCVGIHSCAPSKKSNFGKTASARTIGKLIQHRFDDANDGPKANDIIQFMRLEHSCEITYWHAWEAREYAIAAVRGIPDESYANIPKYLHMIKEVNPGTHTHYETKKDGRFMYLFMSFGQSVRGFHSHMRRVNVVDGTFLKNKYKGVLLVATAVDGNSNLYPIAFGVADSENEESWEWFFRQLSVVIPDSKDLAFVSDRHASIAKAIKDVYPRSKHGICVHHLLTNVVKFFRTKGFTALVEKASKAYRYSEFQERFTEIVDISPTLGRYLQEADVRKWARSLFPGSRYDIRTNNPAESINSALRSPRQFPLIPLLDSIREMMTRWFYERRMLSSKHIDPLTDKVEKKIDRRIVKARGFQVQKVDNFRSLVKGDIYDCHVDLETRTCTCGKFDLGKIPCRHAIPAIYSRGMEVWKYTDLLMASIALQRGELPTRNPLIPYQFQRLNGMSQMRLNLRRSYHHSQERVLVDQ, from the exons ATGGTTCTAATCTACGTTAAATCTGGTGTATGGATGTCAAGTTTCAGTGACGAGTGGAGTTTCTTGGCAGACAAACAAAGGCGTGGTCGAATGGTGACATTAGAAACTACTACTTTACTGGAGGAACTCAAGATCATGGTGTGTGAAGATTATGGGGTCGACCCTAATTTGGTTAATGTCGAGTTCAGTTATGAGATGGTCAATCAAAGAGGAAATCCTCCCATTAGTATCAGTAATGATCGACAAGTGTGTAACTTTGTGGGCTACGCAAAGAAGGGTTCCTCTACAACCTTGTGTGTCACGTTCTCTGGTACTG AACCATCAACAAAGTGTTGTGATAAAAGGAAGAATCATGTCATTGAGGATGGTTCCGGTCATGCTGGTTCAAAGAGTGAAAAGTATGGCGATAGTGAAAAGGAAAGCCGAGCTGGGAACAAAGATTTCGTGAAGAAAGATCAACTTTTCCAAAGTAAACGTGTCCTAAAGGCAACAATGGAAATTTGGGCGATGAAGAATAATTACGATTTCCTTGTTACCAAATCAACGAAAAAGTGGTGGTCTATACGATGTAAGGATAATACGTGCAACTGGACTGTGCGTGCGGAATGTGTTGATGGGTCTACATATTTCATGATCAATAAGTGTGTGGGTATACACTCATGTGCTCCTTCAAAGAAAAGCAACTTCGGAAAAACGGCGTCGGCAAGAACTATTGGAAAGCTGATACAACATCGGTTTGATGATGCCAATGATGGCCCCAAAGCAAACGACATCATTCAGTTTATGAGGCTAGAACATAGCTGCGAAATTACTTATTGGCACGCTTGGGAAGCTCGTGAGTATGCAATTGCAGCTGTTAGAGGTATACCAGACGAAAGTTATGCaaatataccaaaatatttGCATATGATTAAAGAAGTTAATCCTGGTACACACACTCACTATGAAACTAAGAAGGATGGTAGATTCATGTATCTATTTATGTCGTTTGGGCAATCAGTTAGAGGATTTCACAGTCATATGCGTAGGGTGAATGTTGTTGATGGaacttttctgaaaaataaatataaaggaGTTCTACTTGTTGCTACAGCTGTAGATGGTAACTCCAACTTGTATCCAATTGCATTTGGAGTTGCTGATTCAGAGAATGAAGAATCATGGGAGTGGTTCTTCAGACAGTTGAGTGTGGTTATTCCTGATAGTAAAGACTTAGCTTTTGTGTCAGATAGACATGCGTCAATTGCTAAAGCAATCAAGGATGTCTACCCACGATCAAAGCACGGAATTTGTGTACACCACTTGCTGACCAATGTGGTTAAATTCTTCAGGACAAAGGGGTTCACTGCTTTGGTCGAGAAGGCTTCAAAAGCATATAGGTATAGTGAATTTCAGGAACGTTTCACAGAAATTGTTGATATCAGTCCGACACTTGGAAGATATCTACAGGAGGCTGATGTGAGAAAATGGGCTCGTTCTCTCTTCCCTGGATCCAGGTATGACATCAGGACCAATAACCCAGCCGAGTCGATTAATTCAGCTCTAAGATCTCCTAGACAATTTCCATTAATTCCTTTGCTAGATAGTATAAGAGAAATGATGACCCGATGGTTCTATGAGCGTCGCATGTTAAGCTCCAAACATATTGATCCTTTAACCGATAAGGTGGAGAAAAAGATTGATAGGAGAATCGTGAAGGCTCGAGGGTTTCAGGTTCAGAAGGTTGACAACTTCAGATCACTTGTTAAAGGAGACATATATGATTGTCATGTTGATCTGGAAACCAGAACATGCACATGTGGGAAATTTGATTTAGGAAAAATTCCATGCAGACACGCCATTCCTGCAATATATTCTCGAGGTATGGAA GTATGGAAGTACACTGATTTACTGATGGCGTCTATAGCACTGCAACGTGGAGAGCTGCCTACGCGGAATCCATTAATCCCATACCAGTTCCAGAGGCTGAATGGAATGTCCCAGATGAGGTTAAACTTGCGAAGATCTTACCACCATAGTCAAGAAAGAGTGCTGGTAGACCAGTAA